GGAAACTCTTGAGGGGAGTGAGATTTTCACCCGTTTGGCTGACAAACTAGGTATGATTCCGGATATCCCGGAATCACTCCGTATGGCAGCGTCAAAATCCAGGCTGGAATATGGTCAGGCCTTATATGCCTACATGCAATCCGATCCCAAGATCGCGGCAACCCTTCCTTATGTGGTGGCCAAAACTCTTGGTCAAGAAATGGGTTCGGTTAACAAAGCCTGGATGTGGGCTTTGCTTCAAACAGTTCCCAGCAGTTTTAAAGATAATGCCGCACGGGCGGGTTTTAAACCAGGCCTGACAATGGGGGATGACATCTTTCAAGCAATAATTGATCATCCTGAAGGGTTATGGATTGGGAAGGTGGATCCGGAGAACAACTTTGCCAACATAAAAACCGCCGATAATCGCATTAATTTATATATCCCGGAAGTGAAAGAGTGGGTAAAAAGTATTACTCCTGAGTCTGAAAAAGTGGAGCTGCAAGCCAGTGGACACTACCCGTTGATTCTGCTGGCCGGAAGACACATGGACATGAATGCTAATAACTTAATGCGAAATCCGGAATGGAATCGAGGGCGGCGAGCCTGTACCCTGGCTATGCATCCGGAAGATGCAGGGCGTTTAAACCTCAGTGACCGGCAAACTGTCCGGGTGACCACTGAAGCGGGGACGGTAAATATCGAACTGGAAATCACCGGGGATACCCGTCCCGGAATGGTGATCATTCCCCACGGTTTCGGCTTGGAATACAATGGAGAAACCTATGGCGTGGGGATCAACCGCCTGACCAAAAATACTCACAGGGACAGGATCGCGGGTACACCCTTGCATAGGTATATCCGGTGTAAGGTGGAAGCATAAACATTACAGTTTTTATAACTTAACAGTTGAAATTAAAGGGATTTTGAAATACTGTAAAAAGAAAACGAGTATGCAGAAAGGTTAATGCTAATGGCACGTAAGTATAACCATTATTGTCCGGTGGCTTTTTCCTTAGAAGTAATGGGGGGCAAATGGTCCCTGACCATCATCCGCGACCTTTTGACAAAGCCCCAGCGATTCAGTGACTTATTGAAGTACTCTGCGAACATTACGCCAAAAGGGCTTACGGAAGCTCTGCGCGAACTGGAGGCGGCGGGTATTATTGAGAGAGAGGACTCGGGTCACCGCGAGGTCTGGTACAGGCTGACGGAAGCGGGAGAGGATCTGCGTCCAGTGGTAGAAGCAATGAAGGAGTGGGGACTTAAACACGCTATGCGCCCACCATTGCCTGGAGAGGTTGTGCACCCTGATCTGGCCATGGGCTTTCTGACGGATTCCCTCAATAAGAAAGCTCGTATGCTGCCCCAGCCGGCAACATGGTTGATGAGTTTTACCCATGGCGGTACTTATGTTTTGTCTTTTGATGGCTGTCGGTGGACAACTCGTTCGGGGGAGGCAGATAATCCTGATGTTAAGGTATTGGTATCCCCAGAACTATGGGCGACGTTTCTTGCCGTCAAACGGAGTGAGCGAGACAAATACATTCACTATTTGCAGCTAATTGGTACCCCGGAACGTATTGAGGAGTTTATGCAGACCTTCGTTATGATGGATAGGTGTAGCAAACCTAAGGAAGCATGATTAAAAATTCGGCGGTTTTAAGGCTGGCTAATCTAGATTAGTTCATCTTAAAACCGCCGAATTTTTAAACTGGAGGGTGTAAGTATTCGAAAACTGCTCTTCCATCACCTTGACATCAAGAGGAAGCAATAATATAATAAATTTAATATATTAGATAATGCTAATATGATAATGCGTTTTGAGGTGAGAAAATGGCGAATATGGGCAACCAACTTATTTCAAATGTCTTTAAAGCTTTGGGTCATCCTACAAGAATCCAAATAATTAAGCTCCTAAGAAAAGGTGAACTGTGCGTTTGTGATATCTTACCTAATCTTGATTCTGAACAATCGAATACTTCTCAGCATCTTACAGTCTTAAAAAATCAAGGAATTGTTGAAAGCAGAAAAGATGGTTCTAAGGTTATCTATTCAATAAAAAACAAGGAAGTTTGCGAAATGATTGACCTCGTCGAAGCAATTATTCTGCGTCAAATAGAAGAAACTAAGACTTTATTATCTAATAAATGAGGTTTCTTTAGGATGCTATAATATCTCAAACTATTGTAATTTGAGGAGGATTGTCATGGATAAGCGAAAAATTATTCTCATACTTGGTTTTGCGGGGTTTGTGGCAATGGCCGATAATTGGGTGGTTTCTCCAATACTTCCATCCATTGCACAGGACTTGAATGTAGATGTTCCCTCAGCGTCAATTATTATTACTGCATATATGCTGCCTTTTGGTCTTTTTCAGTTACTATATGGATATCTTGCAGAGCGCCTTGGAAAGAGACAGGTTATAACAATTTCAATTTCACTGTTTACGATAGCCACTGCACTTTGTGCATTTGCTTTTTCCATTAGTGACCTGGCAGTGTATAGGGCGTTGACTGGAATGTTTGCTGCAGCTGTCATGCCAGTATCTCTTGCACTTATCGGAGACATTTTCCCTATGGAGGAAAGACAGTCAGCTATCGGTTCATTTATGGGAATCTCTTTTCTAGGTCAAGGTCTTAGTATGGCGATTGGTGGTTCAATTGCTCAATTCCTTAATTGGAGAGGAGTCTTTGCTGTTTATGCAGGTCTAGCTGTCATTTCTTCAGTATTGCTGTTTACGATAGGCAGAAAGATACCGTCTGCAAAGAATAAAGAAAGTAAAGCATTAATGCCATACATTAACTTATTAAGGAATCCTTCCAGTCTTATGATTTATGCTTTAGTAGTATTTGAAGGTCTTTTTTTGCTAGGTTCTTTTTCATTTCTCGGAGGTTTTATAAAGACAACATTTAATCTTAATAATTTTGCTGTAGGTATGGTTATGACAGCTTTTGGTATTATGGCCCTGCTTGCCGGTCGAAAATCCGGTACTCTTGCAGCAAAAATAGGTCGTAAGAAAACCGCTGCCATTGGACTAAGTTTTGCCTTTTTAGCAGATATGTTATTGGCTTCTATAGGAGATTTTCTGCCTATTGTAGTAATTGCTGTTGGATTAATGGGGTTTGGTTTCATGATGGCTCATTCTACATTCTTGACGATTGCAACAGAGTTTGCCGCGAAGGCTAGAGGTATAGC
This Desulfosporosinus orientis DSM 765 DNA region includes the following protein-coding sequences:
- a CDS encoding ArsR/SmtB family transcription factor — translated: MGNQLISNVFKALGHPTRIQIIKLLRKGELCVCDILPNLDSEQSNTSQHLTVLKNQGIVESRKDGSKVIYSIKNKEVCEMIDLVEAIILRQIEETKTLLSNK
- a CDS encoding MFS transporter; this translates as MDKRKIILILGFAGFVAMADNWVVSPILPSIAQDLNVDVPSASIIITAYMLPFGLFQLLYGYLAERLGKRQVITISISLFTIATALCAFAFSISDLAVYRALTGMFAAAVMPVSLALIGDIFPMEERQSAIGSFMGISFLGQGLSMAIGGSIAQFLNWRGVFAVYAGLAVISSVLLFTIGRKIPSAKNKESKALMPYINLLRNPSSLMIYALVVFEGLFLLGSFSFLGGFIKTTFNLNNFAVGMVMTAFGIMALLAGRKSGTLAAKIGRKKTAAIGLSFAFLADMLLASIGDFLPIVVIAVGLMGFGFMMAHSTFLTIATEFAAKARGIAMSLVAFCFMGGGGIGTAIGGHIVSVSSFERLFIVYGIGLMLITVSTFFVKSSFRMRAPL
- a CDS encoding winged helix-turn-helix transcriptional regulator, giving the protein MARKYNHYCPVAFSLEVMGGKWSLTIIRDLLTKPQRFSDLLKYSANITPKGLTEALRELEAAGIIEREDSGHREVWYRLTEAGEDLRPVVEAMKEWGLKHAMRPPLPGEVVHPDLAMGFLTDSLNKKARMLPQPATWLMSFTHGGTYVLSFDGCRWTTRSGEADNPDVKVLVSPELWATFLAVKRSERDKYIHYLQLIGTPERIEEFMQTFVMMDRCSKPKEA